A genomic window from Cyprinus carpio isolate SPL01 chromosome A2, ASM1834038v1, whole genome shotgun sequence includes:
- the LOC109056751 gene encoding rab GTPase-activating protein 1-like isoform X1 — MMEEVSIAVAYDAHMSEEEILASLVVETLPKQVVPSKKPKLRDNQMQPEDPLDRYERENRKLHETSLRLEQENDDLAQKLVTSKIALRNALDQTEDQVDELTKELLKTKQLLKVTEEEKRGKEEEASQLKEMFRRDLDKAEADIKRSNNIIADYKQICSQLNAKIENQKAQADKELAVIKSKMLECERCQHIFSMDGLILLCSENEDTCAQDEVKASLREQVQELERELAQTKLQMVESKCKIQELEHQNALLTTELQAAKNTWLRKTLGSFRTAASGHQTPLKQILPGAPLIPPTPAGSPEGSPGPIEKGEQLKYEKIKHTGGEEKYLMRALLK, encoded by the exons ATGATGGAAGAAGTGTCTATTGCTGTGGCCTATGATGCCCATATGTCAGAGGAGGAGATCCTGGCTAGTCTAGTAGTGGAGACTCTACCAAAACAAGTG GTGCCCTCTAAAAAGCCAAAATTAAGGGATAACCAAATGCAACCAGAAGACCCACTCGACAGGTATGAG AGAGAAAACCGTAAGCTTCATGAGACCAGTTTGCGCCTGGAGCAGGAGAATGATGACCTTGCACAAAAACTTGTCACCAGCAAGATTGCACTGAGGAATGCTTTAGATCag ACAGAGGACCAGGTGGATGAATTAACCAAGGAGCTTTTGAAAACCAAACAGCTTCTGAAAGTTACAGAGGAGGAGAAAAGGGGAAAGGAGGAGGAGGCTTCACAG CTAAAAGAGATGTTTAGGAGAGATCTGGACAAAGCAGAAGCAGACATTAAGAGATCAAACAACATCATTGCAGACTACAAACAG ATTTGCTCTCAGCTGAACGCTAAAATTGAAAACCAGAAAGCtcaagcagacaaagagctggcaGTTATCAAG AGCAAGATGTTGGAGTGTGAGCGCTGCCAACACATCTTTAGTATGGATGGATTGATTCTGCTGTGCTCTGAGAATGAAGATACCTGTGCTCAGGATGAAGTGAAGGCATCTCTCAGAGAGCAAGTCCAAGAATTAGAGAGAGAGCTGGCCCAGACCAAGCTACAAATGGTGGAGTCCAAATGCAAGATACAG GAGCTGGAGCACCAAAATGCACTACTGACGACTGAACTTCAGGCTGCTAAAAACACATGGTTGAGAAAAACATTGGGCTCTTTCAGGACAGCTGCCAGCGGCCATCAGACTCCTCTCAAACAGATCCTGCCTGGAGCCCCACTCATACCCCCCACTCCAGCTGGGTCTCCAGAAGGCTCTCCTGGGCCCATTGAGAAGGGAGAGCAGCTGAAGTATGAAAAGATTAAGCATACTGGTGGAGAAGAAAAGTATTTAATGAGAGCACTCCTGAAATGA
- the LOC109056751 gene encoding rab GTPase-activating protein 1-like isoform X2: MMEEVSIAVAYDAHMSEEEILASLVVETLPKQVVPSKKPKLRDNQMQPEDPLDRYERENRKLHETSLRLEQENDDLAQKLVTSKIALRNALDQTEDQVDELTKELLKTKQLLKVTEEEKRGKEEEASQLKEMFRRDLDKAEADIKRSNNIIADYKQICSQLNAKIENQKAQADKELAVIKSKMLECERCQHIFSMDGLILLCSENEDTCAQDEVKASLREQVQELERELAQTKLQMVESKCKIQAPPPS, translated from the exons ATGATGGAAGAAGTGTCTATTGCTGTGGCCTATGATGCCCATATGTCAGAGGAGGAGATCCTGGCTAGTCTAGTAGTGGAGACTCTACCAAAACAAGTG GTGCCCTCTAAAAAGCCAAAATTAAGGGATAACCAAATGCAACCAGAAGACCCACTCGACAGGTATGAG AGAGAAAACCGTAAGCTTCATGAGACCAGTTTGCGCCTGGAGCAGGAGAATGATGACCTTGCACAAAAACTTGTCACCAGCAAGATTGCACTGAGGAATGCTTTAGATCag ACAGAGGACCAGGTGGATGAATTAACCAAGGAGCTTTTGAAAACCAAACAGCTTCTGAAAGTTACAGAGGAGGAGAAAAGGGGAAAGGAGGAGGAGGCTTCACAG CTAAAAGAGATGTTTAGGAGAGATCTGGACAAAGCAGAAGCAGACATTAAGAGATCAAACAACATCATTGCAGACTACAAACAG ATTTGCTCTCAGCTGAACGCTAAAATTGAAAACCAGAAAGCtcaagcagacaaagagctggcaGTTATCAAG AGCAAGATGTTGGAGTGTGAGCGCTGCCAACACATCTTTAGTATGGATGGATTGATTCTGCTGTGCTCTGAGAATGAAGATACCTGTGCTCAGGATGAAGTGAAGGCATCTCTCAGAGAGCAAGTCCAAGAATTAGAGAGAGAGCTGGCCCAGACCAAGCTACAAATGGTGGAGTCCAAATGCAAGATACAG GCACCTCCCCCATCATGA